GGGAGCTGGTCGCTTCCCTTTCGTCGGGTAGCTTGGCTCACTACACGCTGGTGTGGAAACCAGGGTGGAAAGAGTGGCTACCCGCATCTCAGGTGGGCGAGCTGAAGGGTGCGATTCCAGCAGGCAAGGCCGAGTCGCCCGTCGAACCCGAGCTGGACGAGTCGGCAAAGGACCCGCCCGCGCCACCCCTGGACCGCTACAACGCCTATCGCGCACGCGACGCCGCAAAGATGCTCAGCGCGAAGAAGCGTGCGAGCTTGCCGCCACCTCCACCACCAGGAACGGCGGCCGCGCTTTTGGGCCGCGCGCCGGGTGCACCCCCTGCCCCGCCTGCTGCACGGCGCCCGCCGTTGCCCACGCTAGTGGAGGTCGGGGCCGCTACGAGTGCGACCGCTACCCTGCGCCCTCCCGCCGCGGTCCCACCACCGCCGCGCGCGGTTCCAGCTCGCATCAGTGATCCGGGAAGCGAACCTGCAGAAGCACTGGCACCCGAGATACGTCCCGAAATCCGCGGTGCGCCGATCCTGCGTCCGCCCGGGACCCCGCTGCCGCCCGCGCCTGCCCCCGCTACAGCACCCCAGATTCCCGGCCCCGCGGCAAAACCGTCTTCTTCGAACGTTTCCCTCGTGATCGCGGGCGTTGCGGTGTTGGGGGCTCTCCTCTTGGGCGCGCTGGTCCTGGGCTACGTATACCGCGGCAAACTCACCGGTCCGACCCTGGCCAACGCTTCTGCCACTTCGACGTCCCAGACGGGGGAGTCGACCACCCCGACCTTGCCCTGCTCGTTGGCGCACCCGGCGAAGAAGCTGGCCGACGCGATCTATCTCGCAATTCCTCCCTACGTCGGCGGGAACGCGGAGAAGGCGTACGTTGGTTTCGCGGCTTCCACGAACGATGCAGTCGGACTCGAAGTCGATCTCGCGACCCTGGCCACGAAGCAGCGCTTGCGTCAGTCGAGCGCTGCGCGTCTCACCGGCGTAGTTCCCTTGACCGGAGAAGGACCGGTCAGGTTCCAGCTCGACACGGTCGACGATGTTCTCGGCTTCTCGAGAACGATCGACGCCAAACCATCGTTCGTGGTCGGTGCATCGAACGAAGACTTCGCGCGCCAGAGCGGCGGCGCCACTCAGGTGCTGTGGAAGGGCGGCGGCGGCACGCGCTTGACCGAACCCCGCATCGCAAAGTTCGATGGCTATGGCCAAGTGGTCACCTTTCGACAAGGCGGCCAGACTGGACGCATTCGTGTCGGCTGGCTGAACGAAGAGGGCAAGCGCGGATCGGATCTCGGAGCCGTGGAAGTCTCCGCGTCTCACGTCGGCACGCCAATGGTTGCCGCCAACGATCGGGCCGCCCTGGTCGCCTTCGCCGCCAAGGCCACTCCGGACTCGTACTGGCGGGTCTACCTGGCGAGCGTCGACCCCGGGAAGTCGCCCGGCCCCGCGGCCGGATTTCGAATTCCACCGGGCGGACCGGGCGCAGAGGCGATCTCGCCGGGGGCTGCGGGACTAGCTGGGGGACGCTGGTTGGTACAGTGGACGGAAGGTTCTTCAGGAAACCGCGTAGTTAGGCTACAAACCCTGGCCCACGACCTGATCCCGGTGGGAGATCCAATTGATGTCTCGCCGGAGGGAGCCAATGCGGGTCAGGGCGTAGTATGGCTCCAAAACGGTTCCGCTCTCTCCCTATTCCTCGTAAAGAGTGGCGCCCGACACGAACTCTGGGGAGCTACGTTGAAATGTCCTTGAATTCCAAGCTCACGCGACGACTAAGCCAATCACTTCTACCCCTTGCGATCTGGGCAAGCCCTGTAGCGCTCGCCGCGATCGCCACGACGACTCCCGGTTGCCTCTTCGGCAGCGGTGGACCCTCCGCGGTCGGCCAAGGGAAGCAGTACAAGACTGGAGACCCGACCTTCGACGAGTACTTCCAGTCGCTGTACGACCTTCAGATCGAACTCGGAAAGGCACCGAACGACGAGAAAGAGATTCGCCGCGAGCTGGCGAAGCAGTTGAAGGGTGACCCCGACGCATCTGCGACGCTGCTCTCGAAACGCGCAGAGAAGCGCGCGAAAGAGCTGGCCGAAGCAGGCACAGGCTTGAAGGTGGAAGTCTCAGGTCTTGGCGAAGGCGACGTGTCAGCCGAAGTGTCGAGCGCTGGCGCTGATCTGGACGGTGAAGGGAAGGACTTCGTCAACGCGGTCAAGGCTGCCATCGTTTCCGAAGGCAAGCTGCACAACCGCATGAAGAAGGCCGGACGCATCATCGAGAAGCTGAGTGGCATGACCGCCGCTTTGGAGCAGCAGGTCGACACCAGTTTCCGTAAGAGCGTTTCGCAAAAGGGCGAAGTGCGGAAGAACCTGGTGGATGCGAAGAAGCTACTGCCGATCATGCAGGCTCGTGCCGATGAGGTCGCGGGCAGCGCTGAGACGGCGGTAAAGAAGCTGGCCGAAGCACTCAACACCGACGACGGCAGCTTCGACAAGCCCCCGCCCCCGCCCCCGCCGCCACCGGAAGAAACCAACGGGAGCGAGAACGGCGGAACCACCACGCCACCCGTGGACAAGCCCAAAGGCGGCGGGACCGACAAGCCCAAGGGTGGAGGCACCGACAAGCCCAAGGGTGGAGGCACCGACAAGCCGAAAGGTGGAGGTACCGACAAGCCGCCGCCTCCTCCGCCGCCTCCTCCGCCTCCCGGCGACTTCGAGCCGTGATGAGCAGCGCCTACTAGGCAACTCGCAACCTCGGACGGAGCGACAGCCCTTGGCTCGTCGCTCCGTCGTCTTTTGTCGACTCGCAACCGCTCGCTGCTCGTCATGCACCGACCTTCAGCGAATCACGAGGGACGCCCAGAAGTCCTCGCTCACGAGCCGCGCGTCGCCCGCGCCCGCACAAGCTCAGTCGACGCGCTTGATCGCGTCGAGAAAAGGACCTGCTGGAACGAAGTCCGTGCAGCGCACGGCTTCGTTGCCACTCGAATCGTAGACCAGCACCGTTGGCAGGCCGACTACTTTCATCGACTGCATGGCAGCGGTGACCTGAGGGTCTTCGTCGTCTGTCGCATCGACCTTGACCGCGACGAAGCGTCCCGCCTCTTGCGCCACTTCGGGCTTGCTGAAGGTCTCGCGCTCCAGTTGCTTGCAGGCGCCGCACCAGGTGGCGGTGAAGTCGACCAACAAGGGGCGCTTCTCGCGGCTGGCCTTGGCCTGCGCCTCTTTCCAGTCCACGTGCTCCCAAGACAGGGATTGCGCCGGCTTGCCGAAGCCCAGAATCACGAGAAAAGCGCCGACGCTCGTCAGCACGGTGCCAACGCCTTTGCGCACCTTTATCCCCGGCCCAGGCTCGTCGAAGGATCGATGCACGGCGCCCAGCAAGAGCCCGATTACGACAGCCACGGCGGCTGCGACCAGATAGACCGTGTCGCCCTTCGCCAACGCGCCCAGAGCGGGGAACGCCGTGGACAGGAAGTACAACGCGACGACCACCAGCACGATGCCGAGCAGGCTCTTCACGTGGATCATCCAGCGTCCGCTCTTGGGCAGTTGAACCGCGAAGGCTCCGACCACGAAGAAGGGCGCCCCCAACCCGAGCGCGAAGGCCGCCATGGCCATCGCACCGAGGGCCGCGCTTTGGGTCTTCGCGATCCAGGTGAGAATGCCCGTCAGCACTGGTCCCGTGCAGGGAGCTGCGATGAGCCCGCACACCAACCCCAGCACGAAGGCCCCCTTGTAGCCAATGCCACCCACCGTCGCGAGTCGGTTGGTGATCGAGGCGGGGAGTGCGAGGTCGAACGCACCGAACATGCTCGCCGCCATGACCAGAAACAGCACGCTGATGCCGACGATCACCCACTGGTTCTGCAGGACCGTGCCAAAGACACCACCGGTCAGACCTGCGACGACCCCCAGGGGCACGAACATCGCGATGATGCCCAGCACGAAGGCCAGGGACAACATCATGCCCTGCACTCGACTCTTGCTTTCCCGAGCACCGAACACGCTGACGGTAACGGCGATCATCGGGTAAACGCAGGGCGTGAGGCTGACCAAGAGGCCGCCGAGCAGGGCCGCACCGCCCGCGTACACAGGTCCCTTGCTCAGGGCATTCGTGAACGCGTCGCCGCCGCCGCCCGCGCTCTGTCCGGCAACCGTACAGGCGTTCTCGGCAGCACGGGCCAGGCCGGGAACGAGCAGTACCAGGACGGCAGCAAGCCAAGGAAACAAGGGGGCAGGGCGATTTCGCATCTCGATCGTCTCGCGTGAGTGGGCCAAGGACGGACCGCGCTCGGTCTTAGCACCTTCTAAGCGGCGAACCCGAGGCGGGTTTCAGCTTGCGACCTTTTTGCGCCTTTTCCGCGGAAGCCGGCGCAGGATCTCCCGAGCCCGAGCAATTTCACCCTCCAACGCCACGGCCAGGGCTACCCGACCGCCCGTCGACCGCTTGACGAAGGCGCGCAGATACTCGCGAGCAGCAACCTCGTCGCCCAGCGCGTGAGCCAACTCGCCTAGGACGAACTGACCATAGCCCTGGCCGCAGGGCGCCTCGCGCAGACGCTCGCGAATGTCGGCGAGATCTGGAACGCGCTCTCCCGATGCCAGCCGTGAGAGCGCGAGCTGCGCCTGATAGAGCGGCCGGTCCGTGGTTCCCCAACGAAACGCCCGACCCAGGGCGCCGATCGCTTCATCGTGGCGCCCTGCGAGATAGAGCACACTGCCCAGGGTCCACAGGTGAAACGCACGCCGCGAGGGTGGGCTCACACGGCTCGCCAGACGCAAGTGCGCAAGGGCCGCCTCTCGGTCCCCGAGACCCAAGCACGCTCGCGCCGCGTCCTGGCGCGCCACGTCGGGCATGACATCGAGACCGACCATCTCCTCTGCCACCCCGAGGGCTTCGGCAAAACGCCGCCCCTCCATGTGGGAGAGGTAGAGCTGCCGCAGCAGCATCGCCCGAGTCGTCCGACTCAAGCTGCGCCCCGACTCCAGGCCACGCTGCGCGTATTTGGCCCTCAAGCCCGAGGTGCGAGCGAGGGTTGCTTGCCTCAGCAAGCGCTCGGGGCTGGGCTCCGCGGCACTGCCGCGCGAACGGCTCATTCTCGAAACAATCCTAGCAGGCGCTGCACAGGCGTCCAGATTTCAGCGCCTCCGGACTTGCGTGGGGTTGGTGCGGCGCGTTAAACGCCGTGGGTGCCGTCACGTTCTTCTGCGCTGCTGATCGCTCTTGCCGCGCTGCTGTTGGCGAGCTGTGGGCGCCCCGCCACCGTCGCGGAGTGTGAGGAAATCGTGGAGCGCATCGCGCGCCTCAAGCTGCAGGAGAAGAACGCCGGTAGCAGCGCAACCGTCGAGGCCGAGGTAGAAGCCGCGAAGAAAGCCCTCAACGACACGACGATGAAGCACTGCGTGGGACGGCGCATAACCGAGTCGGCCTTGCGTTGCATGCGAGAAGCGAAGACGTCGAAGGAGATCGTCGAAGAGTGCTTCGACTGACCCTGCGCGCGTGCGCTGCGCTTGCGCTGCTCCTGGCGGGTTGCGGACGACCGCTGTCAGCCGAGGAGTGCGACCAGCTTCTGGACCACTATACGACCTTGCTCGCCAAGAGCCAGAACCCCGACCTACGCGCGGACGAAGTCGATTCACTGACTCGCGCCGCACGCCGGCAGGCCACACAAGACCCTGAGTTCTCCCAGTGCAGCGCCAAGGTGCCGCGACGCAAGTGGGAATGCGCGATGCGCGCTACAGCAGTGGACGCCCTCGAAAAGTGCTTACTCTAGTGCCGTGTCTCCGCCCCTTGCCAGCCGCTCGGCCCCTCAAGACAATGGCGCGACATGCGCGGCCATCAAGCAGCCAGACAGTTCCACGACTACACCCAGCGCACGCTTCAAGTCGCGGGGCAGTTCGAAGTCCTCAGTCGACACGTGCAAGGTATCGAGCGACGCACTTCTGAAGAACTCGACGCCGTCGCTCTCGAACTCGCCAACGCGTACTTGCCCGGCCTGACACGGCATCACCTGGATGCCCTCGAACGGCTGACGGGATTTCTCGCCTTTCAGCGGCGCGACCCGCTCGAAGCGATGGCGCACGAGCGCCACGTGCTCGAACACACCATCGCAACCATTCGCGCCGACGGCCGCTATGACAAACGCGAAGAGCTGGCCGGACCGCACGGCACGCTGCGCACGCGGCTGACCCAAGCCCACGAGATGATGGCGCCCTGGGTGACGGACTGCGCTCGCTACGAGTCCCTGGAGGGCTTCACGGACCTGGTCTACTCCGCCTACGACACCCCGGAATTCCGCCACAACTGGTGGCAAGGCGAGTACTGGCGACGCTGGAAGCAAGGCGACGCCATCTGCGAAGCGCTCGGCATGAAGGACTTCGGCGACGACGTGTTGCCAGCGTATCGCAAGAGCGCCGAGCAGCGCGCGTTCTGGCAGCAGGAAATCCGTGGTCTGGAATCTGAACTGGCCTCCATCACGGAGCTGGTCCAACGCCACGACGAGAGTGTTTCCCGGCTGCAGAACCTGGCGCGTATCTACCTGGAACAATGCCAAAAACTGCTCGGCGAGCACTTGATTCAGAGTGACGTCAAGCTGCTGTCGGAATGGCTGATCCAGTCAGGCCACGACAATCGCGCCGTGCAGATGAGCCTACGCAAACTGTCGGGCATGCGCGCGAAGCGTGACTTCTTGCGCCAGCTCCACACCCATGGTGTGGCAGCCACCGTCGACGCGCTGAAAGATCGCGCCAAGAAGTTCGAGCGCAAGGCGCAGAAGTTTCTCCGCCCCAAGCACCAGTCGCGCAACGTTGGCCCCCAGGAGCTCGAGTCGGGTTTGCCCAACAAGCTC
The nucleotide sequence above comes from Polyangiaceae bacterium. Encoded proteins:
- a CDS encoding DUF4339 domain-containing protein, whose amino-acid sequence is MSDWRWVDPEGVISTVDEWELVASLSSGSLAHYTLVWKPGWKEWLPASQVGELKGAIPAGKAESPVEPELDESAKDPPAPPLDRYNAYRARDAAKMLSAKKRASLPPPPPPGTAAALLGRAPGAPPAPPAARRPPLPTLVEVGAATSATATLRPPAAVPPPPRAVPARISDPGSEPAEALAPEIRPEIRGAPILRPPGTPLPPAPAPATAPQIPGPAAKPSSSNVSLVIAGVAVLGALLLGALVLGYVYRGKLTGPTLANASATSTSQTGESTTPTLPCSLAHPAKKLADAIYLAIPPYVGGNAEKAYVGFAASTNDAVGLEVDLATLATKQRLRQSSAARLTGVVPLTGEGPVRFQLDTVDDVLGFSRTIDAKPSFVVGASNEDFARQSGGATQVLWKGGGGTRLTEPRIAKFDGYGQVVTFRQGGQTGRIRVGWLNEEGKRGSDLGAVEVSASHVGTPMVAANDRAALVAFAAKATPDSYWRVYLASVDPGKSPGPAAGFRIPPGGPGAEAISPGAAGLAGGRWLVQWTEGSSGNRVVRLQTLAHDLIPVGDPIDVSPEGANAGQGVVWLQNGSALSLFLVKSGARHELWGATLKCP
- a CDS encoding cytochrome c biogenesis protein CcdA; the encoded protein is MRNRPAPLFPWLAAVLVLLVPGLARAAENACTVAGQSAGGGGDAFTNALSKGPVYAGGAALLGGLLVSLTPCVYPMIAVTVSVFGARESKSRVQGMMLSLAFVLGIIAMFVPLGVVAGLTGGVFGTVLQNQWVIVGISVLFLVMAASMFGAFDLALPASITNRLATVGGIGYKGAFVLGLVCGLIAAPCTGPVLTGILTWIAKTQSAALGAMAMAAFALGLGAPFFVVGAFAVQLPKSGRWMIHVKSLLGIVLVVVALYFLSTAFPALGALAKGDTVYLVAAAVAVVIGLLLGAVHRSFDEPGPGIKVRKGVGTVLTSVGAFLVILGFGKPAQSLSWEHVDWKEAQAKASREKRPLLVDFTATWCGACKQLERETFSKPEVAQEAGRFVAVKVDATDDEDPQVTAAMQSMKVVGLPTVLVYDSSGNEAVRCTDFVPAGPFLDAIKRVD
- a CDS encoding tetratricopeptide repeat protein, with translation MSRSRGSAAEPSPERLLRQATLARTSGLRAKYAQRGLESGRSLSRTTRAMLLRQLYLSHMEGRRFAEALGVAEEMVGLDVMPDVARQDAARACLGLGDREAALAHLRLASRVSPPSRRAFHLWTLGSVLYLAGRHDEAIGALGRAFRWGTTDRPLYQAQLALSRLASGERVPDLADIRERLREAPCGQGYGQFVLGELAHALGDEVAAREYLRAFVKRSTGGRVALAVALEGEIARAREILRRLPRKRRKKVAS